From Salinibacterium sp. ZJ450, one genomic window encodes:
- a CDS encoding Bax inhibitor-1/YccA family protein produces the protein MANPAFNNSPAFKGSAPTMTAAQLDELYGRPAATEGDRPAAQPVLLPVEERMTYEDTIVKTLVAFAVLVVGAVVGWMIPALAIVGALVGLVLALVNIFKKMPSKALILTYALFEGLFVGGISAIFNSMWDGIVAQAVFGTLGVVGVTLALFLSGKVRATPKMTKIFLVAMVGYAAFSLVNFGLMMFGATDSMFGLRDVEIMGIPLGVIIGLFVVLLAAYSLVMDFENVKTGVERGVPRIFGWQAAFGIMVTVVWLYTEILRILAIFNSNN, from the coding sequence ATGGCCAACCCCGCTTTCAATAACTCCCCGGCATTCAAGGGCTCCGCTCCCACGATGACCGCGGCGCAGCTCGACGAACTCTACGGCCGTCCCGCAGCGACCGAGGGTGACCGTCCGGCCGCTCAGCCGGTGTTGCTGCCTGTCGAAGAGCGGATGACGTACGAAGACACCATCGTGAAGACCCTCGTGGCCTTCGCTGTGCTGGTCGTCGGCGCCGTGGTCGGCTGGATGATCCCCGCCCTCGCCATCGTCGGCGCCCTGGTGGGCCTCGTGCTCGCCCTGGTCAACATCTTCAAGAAGATGCCGTCGAAGGCGCTCATCCTGACCTACGCCCTGTTCGAGGGTCTGTTCGTCGGTGGCATCTCCGCCATCTTCAACAGCATGTGGGATGGCATCGTCGCCCAGGCGGTCTTCGGCACCCTGGGTGTCGTCGGAGTCACCCTCGCGCTGTTCCTCAGCGGCAAGGTGCGCGCCACTCCGAAGATGACCAAGATCTTCCTGGTCGCCATGGTCGGTTACGCCGCGTTCTCGCTGGTGAACTTCGGCCTGATGATGTTCGGCGCAACCGACAGCATGTTCGGCCTGCGCGACGTCGAGATCATGGGCATCCCGCTCGGTGTCATCATCGGCCTCTTCGTTGTGCTGCTCGCCGCCTACTCGCTGGTGATGGACTTCGAGAACGTGAAGACCGGCGTCGAGCGTGGCGTACCGCGCATCTTCGGCTGGCAGGCTGCCTTCGGCATCATGGTCACCGTGGTGTGGCTGTACACCGAGATCCTGCGTATCCTGGCGATCTTCAACAGCAACAACTAA
- a CDS encoding glycerophosphodiester phosphodiesterase family protein, translating into MTDSLRPLVIGHRGAPGYRPEHTASSYRLALALGADAVEPDIVATRDGVLVLRHENEISGTTDVAAHPEFADRRTTKVIDGVKLTGWFTEDFTWPELATLRATERIPAVRQANTTFNGMHGIIRLRDLLPIIDDASDAAGRQLAMVAEIKHATYFESIGLPLDELVAAELAGWATPESLILESFEQTLLGQLKARGIPGHYVYLVEATGSPADLVAQHGKAALSYAAHVTLAGLVGLAREVDGVSVNKSMILTETAVGTETTDLVARAHAAGLAVYTWTLRAENRFLAKSFRRGSRGAEFGDWLSEFQLIMRTGIDGVFADQPDLAIEARETL; encoded by the coding sequence GTGACCGATTCGCTCCGCCCCCTTGTCATCGGCCATCGCGGCGCACCCGGCTATCGCCCGGAGCACACCGCGTCGTCGTACCGGCTCGCGCTCGCCCTCGGCGCTGACGCCGTGGAACCCGACATCGTCGCCACCAGAGACGGCGTGCTGGTGCTGAGGCACGAGAACGAAATTTCGGGAACGACGGATGTCGCGGCGCATCCGGAATTCGCCGACCGGCGCACCACAAAGGTGATCGACGGCGTGAAGCTCACCGGCTGGTTCACCGAGGACTTCACCTGGCCAGAGCTCGCCACCCTGCGCGCCACCGAGCGGATCCCCGCGGTGCGGCAGGCCAACACCACGTTCAACGGCATGCACGGGATTATTCGGCTGCGCGACCTGCTGCCGATCATCGACGACGCATCGGATGCCGCGGGCCGGCAGTTGGCGATGGTGGCCGAGATCAAGCACGCCACGTACTTCGAATCGATCGGGTTGCCGCTGGACGAGCTGGTGGCCGCCGAGCTCGCGGGTTGGGCTACCCCCGAGTCGCTGATCCTCGAGTCGTTCGAGCAGACGTTGCTCGGCCAGCTGAAGGCCCGCGGCATCCCTGGCCACTACGTCTACCTGGTCGAGGCGACCGGCTCGCCGGCCGACCTCGTGGCGCAGCACGGCAAGGCGGCGCTGTCGTACGCCGCGCACGTCACCTTGGCCGGCCTCGTGGGGCTTGCCCGCGAGGTGGACGGGGTGAGTGTGAACAAGTCGATGATCCTCACCGAAACCGCGGTGGGCACCGAGACAACCGATCTGGTGGCGCGCGCCCACGCCGCCGGGCTGGCGGTCTACACCTGGACGCTGCGCGCCGAGAACCGGTTCCTCGCCAAGTCATTCCGCCGCGGCTCGCGCGGTGCCGAGTTCGGCGACTGGTTGAGCGAGTTCCAGCTGATCATGCGCACCGGGATCGACGGCGTCTTCGCCGACCAGCCCGACCTGGCCATCGAGGCGCGCGAAACGCTCTGA